TGCTCGATGGTGCGGCCGTCGCCAGCGGTGTCGACGTACGCCACCGCCGAGTTGGTGGTGCCAAGATCGATGCCGATAATGTAGCGAGGCCGAGTCATGGGACGAGTTTCAGAAAAGCACGCCAGAGGCTCAGGCCGCTGCGCGCAGGTTGAATTCCAGTTTCCAGCGCCGGCTGCCGTCGCGGCTGACGAACCATAGCTCCAGCACGCCGACCTCGGTGACCCGCGCTTGCAGCCGCACCGGCACGAGCGTGCCCTCCTGGCCTTCCCATTCCAACGTGGCGTCGAGCGGGGGCAGCTCCGCGATGTCATCGGTCCACGACTCGATCACCGCACCGACCGCGTCATCGCGTCGGATGTTGGAGCTGAGGAAGCGGAACTCCGCCGGCTCGCCCACAACCAAACCGAACTCCTGCTGCGGCAGTTCGACCTCGCTGCCTTCTTCCACGCCCTGAGGGACGACACACAACGCCTTGATCGGCGGCCGCATCCCGGGCACGGCCGGCATCGCAGTTTCGATGCCGAGATAGAACGTGCGTGCGGTACCGCCGCGGATACGTACGCCGCGGCCGCGCCGGGCCAAGCCGTAGTAAGCCGCGCCGCGAGCCACCGCGTGCTCCGGGTCGCCGCCCGCAAGCACCCGCAGCGCAGCCGCCCCCGCCTCTTGCAGCCATCCGTTGGCGACCTCAATCAGTCGCTGGCGTAAGGCGCCGGCCCGCATCACGCCGCCGTTGAACAGCACCGCCGTCGGGCAGGCAAGTTCGCGCTCCTGCGCCGTTGCTTGGCGGTGGCGGGTCAGGAACTGCGCCAGGTGGCGGGTAACCGCCGCATCCGTGGCATAGGGCAAACCCATTTCCTGCAGACCCGTACGGCGCTGCGCCTGCGGCCGGTCGCCGCCGGCGCAGCGCGGGAAGAAGCCGTCGACCAGCGCGGTGTCGACTTCCGCCCGCGCGATTTCCGCCCGCAAGGCGCCGCCGATCACTTTGCGCCCGCGGCCGAGCAACGCCACCGGCACGCTCTTGTCCTTGCCGTCAGCCAGCAGCCGCTCTTTGGCGGCGCGGCAACTCAAGGCCAGGCCGCGGAACTGCCAGGCATCAAGCTGCGTTCCGGCCGCCGCCAGCCGCTGGCGTACCGCATAGGCGAGAGCGAGATCCATGTTATCGCCGCCGAGCAAGATGTGGTCGCCGACCGCGACCCGTTCCAGCACCAGCTCGCCCTGGTCCTCGCGTACGGCGATGAGGCTGAAGTCGGTGGTGCCGCCGCCGATATCACACACCAGGATCACATCCCCGACCGCCACCGCTTGCCGCCAGCTCTCGCCGCCAGCTTCGATCCAGGCGTACAACGCCGCCTGCGGTTCTTCGAGCAGGGTCAGATTCACCAAACCCGCCGCCTGCGCCGCGCGCGCGGTCAGCTCGCGCGCCACCGGGTCGAACGAAGCCGGCACCGTGAGATAGATGTCCTGCGCTTCCAGCCGCGCGCCCTGGTCACGGCCAGCCACCTCTTGATTCCAGGCCTCGCGCAGGTGCGCCAGGTAATGAGTCGAGGCCTCGAGCGGTGAGAGTTTTCTGACCTCATCCGCACCGCCCCATGGAAGAATCGGTCCGGTACGATCCGCGCCCGCGTAAGACAGCCACGACTTCGCCGACGCCACCAGCCGGCCGGGCACTTCCAAGCCCCGCTTGTGGGCGAACTCGCCGACCACCAGATCACGGCCCTTGGCCCACGGTAGATCGAGCGCGCCGGCGGGCAGCTCACCGGTGCCGGCTAAGTAGAGAAACGACGGCAAGAGCGAACGTGCCTCCACGACGCCGGGGTTCACCACTTGCGGGACCTCAAGCACTCTTAGCGCTGCCTGATCACCACTGCTGGTGTCGGCGAAGGCCACCACGCTATTGGTGGTGCCGAGATCGATACCGACGACGTAGCGGGCGCTCATGAGGGAACCGCGTGCGCACCGGCTCAGGCCACTTCCACCTCCGCCGGCGCGATCACGGCGGAATCACCGGCGGTTTTGGGCAAGGTGATCTTGGCAACCCGCCAGCCGGCGTGCTGCAGCGTACCGCGAAACGGCGGCGCACCGGCGACGTTGCCGGTGACGCGAACGGCGGCCGGATCGAAACCGGCCGCCAGCTCGACGCTGACGCCGTCCTCTTGGTCGATCACCTTGGCGAGCTGCACGTGCTCGCGCAGCACCTTGCGACAGCCGGCGTGAATCGAGCGCACGGCCGCACCCACCTGCGCGTCACCATAGGCCGCAATGTCCTCCTCGAGGAAGTCGACCAAACGGCCTTCCTGCTGCAACAGCGCCAGCAGGCGCAACGCGGTGTCGGTCGCGGGTGTCGCCGGCGCCGGCACCGGCGCGCCGGTCGGTACCGCCGGCCGAGCACTGCGCACCGCCCAGACGGCCAAGACGGTACCGGCGGCAATCGGTCCGCCCGCCAGTACCGCCACGCACCACACGCACTGCCCCAGGGCGCGCGCCAGGACTTCTAAGGACAGCACGCCCTCCGCCCCTTGCAGAAAGACCGCCACGTTGCCGGCGGCCGAAAACACCGCCACGAAGATGATTAGCACCGCGACCAGTCCGCCGCGTGATTGGGTTCCCATTTTACTCTCTCTCCTGCGCTCTGCCGACCGGTCCTTATAGCCGAGCCCGCGCGGTGGCTCTACTCACCCGCCGGACCGCTATCCGCCAGCTCAAGCAAATGCGCGCAGCTATGGCTTCCAGCCGCGGATGAATGACAGCATCCGGTAGCCGGTGGGCCCGAACTCGACATCGCGAAACCCCGCCGCCGTCAGCACCGGCGGCAGCGCGGCTATACTGCTGCGCAACATTTCATGCCCAACGAGCGCCGTGGCCAACGCGCGTAGCAACGGGCTCTGCGGGGCCGCGAAGTCAAGTGCGGCAAAACCGCCACCCGGCCGCAGGACTCGGCAAACCTCGGCGAAGGCCGTGCGCTGCAGCTCGGCGGGCAGATGATGGAGCACCAAGCGGCTGACCACCACATCGAAGTAAGCGGCGGGAAACGGCAGCGCTTCGGCCAGCGCCACACGGAAGTCCACCGCCACGCCGGCACGCGCCGCCTTCTGGCGGGCGACATCGATCATTTCGGGCGCGGCATCGATACCGTAAACCTCGCCCTGTGGTCCGGATATTGCCTTGGCTGCAAGCGCGAGATTGCCGGTGCCACAGCCGAGGTCGAGCACACGGTCGCCGGCTTTCAGCCCGGCCAATTCGAGCGCCACCGTGCGGCTGGGTCGTTCGGCACCAAACAGCAGCAGACCAGTGACCGCGTCATACCAGCGCGCCCAGTGAATCGTGCGGCCGGTCGTGGCCGGCCCGTGTCGGTGCGAGTGCAAGCCGTTCCCGCCTCAGCTCGGGAGGTGGACGAATTCCAGCTTGATGCCGTCGGGGTCGGCAAAGAACACGGCGTAGTAACCGGGCACGTACTCGGGATACTCGCGCGGGGGATCGAGAATCGTGCCGCCCCAGGCGGGAATATCGCGCGCCAGCGCGTCGATCTGCGCGCGGCTGTCGGCACGAAAGGCGATCTCGCACAAGCCGACGCGGTCCTTGCAAAAGGTCTCGCCGACATAGCGTGCATCGGCCTGTTTGATCCAAAAGCTACCGTTGGGGTTCATCCAGCCGAGACTGAACCCGTAGTCCCACAGCGCCGGGTAACCGAGTCGCGGCATCAAGGCGGCGTAAAACGGGCGTGAGCGGGCCAAATTGTTGACCGTTACGAAGACGTGATGAATGCCGCCGACAACCGGGGCCGGCGCTGCCGATTCGTTGGCCATAGCGAGCCAGCGACTATCACGGCCGCTCCGGCGCGTCCACGGGCCACCGGCGGCTCGCGCCCGAGGCCACGGACCCGGTGGCAGAAGATCGGGAAAGGGGGCCGGATTTAGCTTGACAGATTCGCAACGCTCAGCGTAGCATCCGCGCCGATTTTCCGCCCGGCTAGAGCCGTGGCGATTTGAAACTTGTGCTAAGGAGGAGGCGATGATGGGAGCAGCTCGCAGGGGGATTCTGGCCGCAGTGATGGCAATCGGGTTTGCTCTCCCGGCCGCCGCGGCCGACAATGCGGTTGTCACCGACGGGGACCGGGTGTACCGCAACTACATGCGTGAAGCCGCCACGGTGCAGCCAGGCCAGCTGCGCCTGGAGATCCGCGGCATGACATTCGAGGACGCCGGCAACGTTCGGCTCAACCTGCTGGGGTTTCCGGCGCGAGAGAGCGTGAGCCGGGAAAGCGGCGGGATCTTCGACGTTCTGGGCTCGTACGGCTTGGGCAACGCCGGCGAGATCGGCTTCCTAGTCCCGACCTACATCCAAAGCCAACGCGTGGATGGCGTCACGGTGAACAACCAGGACGTGGGCGACGTGCAGCTCTACGGCAAGTTCAAGCACTCCGTCGCCGAGCATTGCGTGGTCGCTGGCGGCTTGGAGTTGACCACACCGACCGGCGTCGAGCGCAAGAGCTTCGGCACCGGTGAGTATGCCGTCAACCCCTTTGTATCCAGCCGCTACCAAAAAGGCCGGTTCGCCCTCGGCGGCCACGTCGGCTATCAGATCTACGCGGGCGATGTTAACGATGTGGCCAATTACAGCATCGAAGCCATTGTGCGCGGCAGCGAGAGCTACGCGATACGCGCCGAATTGTCGGGCCGCTGGTTCGAGATGGAGGGTACCCGCTTCCACGACGTGGTGGTGATGCCGGGCATCGACTACAACCTTACCTCCAACTTCGTGCTGCGCCCGACCGGCTTGGCCAACATCACCGATGAGGCCCTCGACTGGGGTCTCGGCGTCGGCGTTGCCTACACGTTCTGAGCGCCGCCGCCTTCAGCCCAGGTCGTAGGCGACACTGACCAGGCACAACCCCTGCGCCGGGGCGGTGGCACCGGCGCGGGTGCGGTCACGTAGGGCCAGCAAGGCGCGGAACTCCTCCACGCTGCGCTCGCCACGGCCGACCTCGACGAGGGTCCCGACGAGATTGCGCACCATGTGGCGCAGAAATGCGGTGGCCTCCACCGTATAGGTCAACTGTTCGGCCTTTGCGCTGAATTCGCTGCGAAAGATGCGGCGAACTGCGGTGGCCGCGTCACAATCAACGGCGCGAAACGAGGTGAAGTCGTGCTCGCCGAGCACCAGCGCGGCGGCCTGATTCATCGCCGCCACGTCGAGCGGCGCCCACAGGTGCCAGGTAAAGCGGTGCCAGAACGGCGAACGCCAGCGCGGTGTCCAAATACGATAGCAATAGGAACGGCGGCGGGCGTGGCGGCGCGGATCGAAGTCGTCGGCCACCACGGCCGCGTCAGTAATCGCGATGTCGGGCGGCGTCAGGGCGTTGAGCGCACGCTGCACGTCGGCCACCGCCATCACCTTGTCGACATGAAGACAGGCCACCTGCCCGAGCGCGTGCACGCCGGCGTCAGTGCGGCCGGCAGCGGTTACCCGCGCCGGCATACCGAAGAGCTTGGCCACCGCGCTCTCCAGCACACCCTGAATCGTCCGCCCTTGCGGTTGCACCTGCCAGCCGAGGTAGTTAGTGCCATCGTACTGGAGCGTAAGCTTGTAGTGCATGGCGGACTAAGTACACTGGTTCATGGATCCGGCAACCTATCTTTCAGGTTCCCTCTCCTTCCGGGAGTTACCATGTTCGGGGAGGTTCGGCAGCACAGTGGCCGGATGGCGACAATC
The sequence above is drawn from the Deltaproteobacteria bacterium genome and encodes:
- a CDS encoding Hsp70 family protein, coding for MSARYVVGIDLGTTNSVVAFADTSSGDQAALRVLEVPQVVNPGVVEARSLLPSFLYLAGTGELPAGALDLPWAKGRDLVVGEFAHKRGLEVPGRLVASAKSWLSYAGADRTGPILPWGGADEVRKLSPLEASTHYLAHLREAWNQEVAGRDQGARLEAQDIYLTVPASFDPVARELTARAAQAAGLVNLTLLEEPQAALYAWIEAGGESWRQAVAVGDVILVCDIGGGTTDFSLIAVREDQGELVLERVAVGDHILLGGDNMDLALAYAVRQRLAAAGTQLDAWQFRGLALSCRAAKERLLADGKDKSVPVALLGRGRKVIGGALRAEIARAEVDTALVDGFFPRCAGGDRPQAQRRTGLQEMGLPYATDAAVTRHLAQFLTRHRQATAQERELACPTAVLFNGGVMRAGALRQRLIEVANGWLQEAGAAALRVLAGGDPEHAVARGAAYYGLARRGRGVRIRGGTARTFYLGIETAMPAVPGMRPPIKALCVVPQGVEEGSEVELPQQEFGLVVGEPAEFRFLSSNIRRDDAVGAVIESWTDDIAELPPLDATLEWEGQEGTLVPVRLQARVTEVGVLELWFVSRDGSRRWKLEFNLRAAA
- a CDS encoding DUF2760 domain-containing protein, which gives rise to MGTQSRGGLVAVLIIFVAVFSAAGNVAVFLQGAEGVLSLEVLARALGQCVWCVAVLAGGPIAAGTVLAVWAVRSARPAVPTGAPVPAPATPATDTALRLLALLQQEGRLVDFLEEDIAAYGDAQVGAAVRSIHAGCRKVLREHVQLAKVIDQEDGVSVELAAGFDPAAVRVTGNVAGAPPFRGTLQHAGWRVAKITLPKTAGDSAVIAPAEVEVA
- a CDS encoding methyltransferase domain-containing protein, producing MHSHRHGPATTGRTIHWARWYDAVTGLLLFGAERPSRTVALELAGLKAGDRVLDLGCGTGNLALAAKAISGPQGEVYGIDAAPEMIDVARQKAARAGVAVDFRVALAEALPFPAAYFDVVVSRLVLHHLPAELQRTAFAEVCRVLRPGGGFAALDFAAPQSPLLRALATALVGHEMLRSSIAALPPVLTAAGFRDVEFGPTGYRMLSFIRGWKP
- a CDS encoding VOC family protein, whose protein sequence is MANESAAPAPVVGGIHHVFVTVNNLARSRPFYAALMPRLGYPALWDYGFSLGWMNPNGSFWIKQADARYVGETFCKDRVGLCEIAFRADSRAQIDALARDIPAWGGTILDPPREYPEYVPGYYAVFFADPDGIKLEFVHLPS
- the truA gene encoding tRNA pseudouridine(38-40) synthase TruA, coding for MHYKLTLQYDGTNYLGWQVQPQGRTIQGVLESAVAKLFGMPARVTAAGRTDAGVHALGQVACLHVDKVMAVADVQRALNALTPPDIAITDAAVVADDFDPRRHARRRSYCYRIWTPRWRSPFWHRFTWHLWAPLDVAAMNQAAALVLGEHDFTSFRAVDCDAATAVRRIFRSEFSAKAEQLTYTVEATAFLRHMVRNLVGTLVEVGRGERSVEEFRALLALRDRTRAGATAPAQGLCLVSVAYDLG